The following are encoded in a window of Candidatus Fluviicola riflensis genomic DNA:
- a CDS encoding membrane protein insertion efficiency factor YidD: MRLIGLFFGFLLIIPVKLYQWVISPILPNSCRYDPTCSAYMIEAIKVHGPLKGLWLGSKRIGRCHPWGGHGYDPVPQKGKCKHEH; encoded by the coding sequence ATGCGTTTGATCGGTCTGTTTTTCGGTTTTTTGCTCATCATTCCGGTGAAACTTTACCAATGGGTGATCAGTCCGATATTACCCAATAGTTGCCGTTACGATCCAACCTGCTCAGCTTACATGATCGAAGCAATCAAAGTTCACGGTCCGCTAAAAGGCTTGTGGTTGGGAAGCAAACGCATTGGTCGCTGTCATCCGTGGGGTGGACATGGTTATGATCCTGTTCCTCAGAAAGGGAAATGTAAACACGAGCATTAA
- a CDS encoding AI-2E family transporter — METTSNKIPLYAKTALIFISMFAFVYTLYIGQQIIIPLVYATIIAILLNPVVNFLTRHKFNRFIAIILSVILAIAIVAGILAVLISQGDNFMSSAPEMQEKFTATFSQFVNWVSNQMGVEPEKVNQWISDTRSEQLNNLEVKENIARFGHILMTTVLLPVYMVMLLYYKPLLLEFVHRVFRSENQDLVKEVLTNTKKIIQSYLIGLFIEMFIVGVLNAVGLLIIGIKYAVLLGLIGALLNIIPYLGAIIATSIFMLIALLTESPIYMLYVLLMYLFIQFIDNNFLLPKIVASRVKINALVSIIVVLLGAAVWGVPGMFLAIPLTAIIKVIFDHVEPLKPWGFLLGDTMPKAISIKKISFRKKTKAPAKGD; from the coding sequence ATGGAAACTACCAGTAACAAAATTCCACTTTATGCCAAAACAGCGCTGATCTTTATCAGTATGTTCGCATTTGTCTACACCTTATATATCGGGCAACAGATCATCATCCCGCTTGTGTACGCCACCATTATTGCCATTTTGCTCAATCCGGTTGTCAATTTTCTTACACGGCATAAATTCAACCGGTTCATTGCCATCATACTTTCTGTCATACTGGCAATTGCTATAGTTGCCGGTATTTTGGCTGTGCTGATTTCACAAGGCGATAATTTCATGAGCTCGGCACCTGAAATGCAGGAAAAATTTACAGCCACTTTTTCCCAATTTGTGAATTGGGTTTCCAACCAAATGGGAGTTGAACCTGAAAAAGTCAACCAATGGATCTCCGATACACGCAGTGAACAGCTCAATAATCTTGAAGTGAAAGAAAACATTGCCAGATTCGGACATATCCTCATGACAACTGTATTACTGCCGGTTTACATGGTCATGCTGCTTTATTACAAACCGTTATTGCTCGAATTTGTGCACCGTGTGTTTCGTTCCGAAAATCAGGATTTGGTAAAGGAAGTGCTCACTAACACAAAAAAAATCATTCAAAGTTACCTCATTGGCCTGTTCATCGAAATGTTCATCGTAGGGGTTTTAAACGCCGTCGGATTGTTGATCATTGGCATTAAATATGCTGTTCTGCTGGGATTAATCGGCGCATTGCTCAACATTATTCCCTACCTCGGTGCTATTATTGCAACTTCGATCTTCATGTTAATAGCCTTGCTTACCGAATCGCCGATTTACATGCTGTATGTATTGCTGATGTACCTGTTCATCCAGTTTATCGACAACAATTTCCTGTTGCCAAAAATTGTGGCATCACGGGTAAAAATCAACGCGCTTGTTTCGATCATTGTTGTGCTTCTCGGAGCTGCTGTCTGGGGAGTTCCGGGCATGTTCCTGGCTATTCCGCTTACAGCAATCATAAAAGTTATTTTCGATCATGTAGAACCGCTGAAACCTTGGGGGTTCCTGCTGGGCGACACCATGCCGAAGGCTATTTCAATCAAGAAAATCAGTTTCCGGAAGAAAACAAAGGCACCTGCCAAAGGCGATTGA
- a CDS encoding transcriptional regulator, with product MKHVISHINKAFDHRIRLGIMSVLMVNEWMEFTTMKELLQVTDGNLASHIKALEQEEFIVVTKQFIGKKPNTRYAATTTGKLAFEQHLNALEQLIKQSR from the coding sequence TTGAAACACGTAATCTCACATATCAATAAAGCGTTTGATCACCGTATCCGGCTCGGAATTATGTCGGTGCTGATGGTCAACGAATGGATGGAATTTACCACCATGAAAGAACTGCTTCAGGTAACGGATGGTAATCTAGCAAGTCATATAAAAGCCTTGGAACAGGAAGAATTCATCGTTGTGACCAAACAGTTTATCGGGAAGAAACCCAATACACGTTATGCAGCAACGACGACCGGTAAATTGGCGTTTGAACAGCACCTGAATGCATTGGAACAGTTAATAAAACAAAGCAGATAA